GTTCACGCCTTCCTTGGGAATAACGTAGCGGATATCGATGTTTTTCCCGGCCTCGCGGGCCCGGGTCTGGGCCTGCATCACGTCGCCGGAGTAACCGATCGCCACACAGATATCGCCATTGGCCAGGTCCGCGGTGTACTTCGATGAGTTGAAGTAAGTCACCGACGGCCGCAAGGTCATCAGCAGTTTCGACGCCTGCTTGTAGTCGTCCGGCTTGACGCTGTTGGGGTCCAGCCCGAGATAAAGCATGGCTTGAGGAATGATCTTTACCGGCGCATCGAGAAAGGCCACGCCGCAGCTTTTGAGTCGGGAAAGATTCTGCGGATCGAACACCATGGCCCAGGAATCCAGCGGCACGTCCTTGCCCAGCACCGCTCGCACTTTCTCCTCGTTGTAGCCGATGCCTACGGTGCCCCACATATAAGGCACGGCATAACGATTGCCCGGATCGGCCGCTTCCAGACGCTGCATCAAGCGCGGATCAAGGTGCTTCCAGTTATCCAGCAATTCACGCTGCAGCGGCTGATAGGCTCCGGCCCGGATCTGCTTCGACAAAAACTGACTGGAAGGCACCACCACGTCATACCCCGAATGCCCGGAAAGCAGTTTGGCCTCGAGCATTTCATTGGTGTCGAAAATGTCGTACTGCACCTTGATGGCGCTGTCTTTCTCGAAGTTCTTCAGGGTGTCAGGGCCGATGTAGTCGGACCAGTTATAGACCTTCACCACCGGGTCGGCAGCCTGAATAAAGGGCACCACGGCAGCGCAGCACAGGGCTGCAAACACGCTCGATAAACGCATCGTCAATATCCTTGTGAGTCTCACAGCACGCGGCTGAGAAAGGCTTGGGTACGGGGATGAGTGGGGTGACTGAAAATCTGCTCCGGTGGGCCCTGCTCGATCAGTTCACCTTGATCGAGCACCACCACACGGTCGGCGACCTCTCGGGCAAAACCCATTTCATGGGTGACCACCACCATCGTCATGCCCTCCTCCGCCAGTTCCTTCATCACCTGCAAAACTTCACCGACGGTTTCCGGGTCCAGCGCACTGGTGGGTTCGTCGAACAGCATCGCCTGAGGTTTCATGGCCAAAGCCCGGGCAATCGCCACCCGCTGCTGTTGGCCACCGGAAAGCATTGACGGGTAATGGTTGGCCTTCTCGGCCAATCCGACACGCTTGAGCAGTGCTCGTGCCTGTTCCTCCGCCGCTTTGCGCGGCACACCCAACACCTGAATCGGTGCTTCGATGATGTTTTCCAGCGCGGTCATGTGCGGGAACAGATTGAAACGCTGGAACACCATGCCGATGTCCCGCCGCTGACGGGCGATGTTGCGCTCCGAATCCCGCACCAGGCTGCCATCGGCCTTGGTGCGATAGCCCATGGACTGGCCGTTGACCCGGATCTGCCCGGACTGAATGTCTTCCAGCAAATTGATGCAGCGGATAAACGTGGTTTTGCCCGACCCCGAGGCGCCGATCAGCACCACCACTTCGCCGCGCCGGACTTGCAGGGAAATCCCTTTGAGAATCTCTAGGTTGCCGAACGACTTGTGAATGTTCAGCGCTTCGATGATCAGTTCGTCACTTTGATGCGCCATGGTTAACGTCCCCTCAGCAGTTTCAGCGTGCTGCGACCGAACATCCGGCTGGATGCCGGCGGCGGCGACGAAGGTCGGTCCGACTGGCCGAAACGTGTCTCCAGCCAGCGCTGGAAGAAGCCCCACAATGTAGTGAGCAACAGGAAATAGATCGCCACCACGAGGTACAGCTCGAACACGCGGAAGGTCGCCGAAGTGACCATCTGCGTGCTGAGCAGTAGCTCCTGCACACCGATCACACTGACCAGCGTGGTGTTTTTAAGCATCACGTTGAACTCGTTGCCCAGCGGCGGAACGATGACCCGAAACGCCTGCGGCAAGACAATCCGCCGCATCAATTTGGCGAAGGTCATGCCCAGGGAACGTCCGGCCTCGTATTGCCCCTTGTCGACGGCACCGATACCGGCGCGAATGATCTCGGCCATGTACGCGCCTTCGTTGAGGCCCAGCGCGATGATCGCAGCCTGGATATTGCCGGGGACCACCAGGCCGAACAGCTCAATGTCTTCGAAGCGGAAAATCCCGCCCGCCGCCAGCGCCGTGTAGAGAAAGACGATCTGCAC
This genomic window from Pseudomonas kribbensis contains:
- a CDS encoding amino acid ABC transporter permease, which produces MNFNWDVFWQYLLQPSGVYLTGLWLTCLISVLAMLLGCVLGLAAALLRLSKNPLLHLPVRFYVWLMRGTPLLVQIVFLYTALAAGGIFRFEDIELFGLVVPGNIQAAIIALGLNEGAYMAEIIRAGIGAVDKGQYEAGRSLGMTFAKLMRRIVLPQAFRVIVPPLGNEFNVMLKNTTLVSVIGVQELLLSTQMVTSATFRVFELYLVVAIYFLLLTTLWGFFQRWLETRFGQSDRPSSPPPASSRMFGRSTLKLLRGR
- a CDS encoding polyamine ABC transporter substrate-binding protein yields the protein MRLSSVFAALCCAAVVPFIQAADPVVKVYNWSDYIGPDTLKNFEKDSAIKVQYDIFDTNEMLEAKLLSGHSGYDVVVPSSQFLSKQIRAGAYQPLQRELLDNWKHLDPRLMQRLEAADPGNRYAVPYMWGTVGIGYNEEKVRAVLGKDVPLDSWAMVFDPQNLSRLKSCGVAFLDAPVKIIPQAMLYLGLDPNSVKPDDYKQASKLLMTLRPSVTYFNSSKYTADLANGDICVAIGYSGDVMQAQTRAREAGKNIDIRYVIPKEGVNLWFDMLAIPKDAGNVANAHAVINYLLRPEVIASVSDYVGYANPNKDATPLMDPKVSGNPGIYPGDEVISHTFVSADLPENIQRLMTREWNRIKSGQ
- a CDS encoding amino acid ABC transporter ATP-binding protein, coding for MAHQSDELIIEALNIHKSFGNLEILKGISLQVRRGEVVVLIGASGSGKTTFIRCINLLEDIQSGQIRVNGQSMGYRTKADGSLVRDSERNIARQRRDIGMVFQRFNLFPHMTALENIIEAPIQVLGVPRKAAEEQARALLKRVGLAEKANHYPSMLSGGQQQRVAIARALAMKPQAMLFDEPTSALDPETVGEVLQVMKELAEEGMTMVVVTHEMGFAREVADRVVVLDQGELIEQGPPEQIFSHPTHPRTQAFLSRVL